Part of the Ammospiza nelsoni isolate bAmmNel1 chromosome 6, bAmmNel1.pri, whole genome shotgun sequence genome is shown below.
CGGAACAGGGCAGCAAAAAGGGTCCCTAATGACACAGGGGTCCCCATCACCATCGGGGGTGGTATTGGGTTCCCCCTCACGGCAAGggcaattttggggtccccatcACAGTAACAGATGAGTGACACTGATGTCCTAGtcatggcacagggcaggggtgACAGCAGGGTCCCTGTGATTGGCAGGGTGGGGGTGGCATTGGGGTCCCCATAGTGGCACAGTGCAGGGGTGACAGCAGGGTCCCTGTGATTGGCAGGGTGGGAGTGGCATTGGTGTCCCAGTcatggcacagggaaggggtgaCAGCGGGGTCCCCATCACCGGCAGGGCAATGGGCAGGCTCTTCCTCAGGATCCCCTCCAGTTGCTGCAGGTGGGCAGAGCATGTCAGGATCTTCATTGTCCTGCTGAGAGACCCTCAGTAACAGGGGGACAGGGCCACCAGGCAtggcccctgtccctgtcccaatccctttccccacagcccccatctcctccagcactcACCCTGCAAGAGTCCTGAGTCTGTGGGTTCCAGGGGGCTGTGGAGTGCGAGTCTGGAGACAGTGTGGCGCTTGGTGACAATGGTTACCGCAGCTGTCACGGGCCAGCGAGTGCCCCCTGCCTTGGGGGGCAGCGGGCAGGGTCCATCCTGCTGAACACTGGGCACCGGGCCAGCCCCGTGGCCACCTGAGGACGAGTGCCTGGCTGGGACACTCTGGGACAttgccccagtgccaccagctccCCACGGATCCTCGGTGTCCCCACCTGCCCCACGGTCACGAAGCCATGCAGATCCTgaggtgcccagcccagctgcagctcctggaggagaCCCTGAGGAAGAGCCTGCCCACCACCCTGCCGGTGACAGCCACCCCGAggctccctctgtcccctctgccctgtcctgctggtgACAGTGTCCCTGGggatccctctgtccctctgtccctccctctcTGTCGGTGGTGAGGACCCTGGGGTCTCCTTTGTCCCCTCACCCTTGtcctgtcagtgctgctgattCCCGGGacccccctgtccctgtccctgtccctgtccctgtccctgtccctgtccctgtccctgtccctgtccttgtccctgtcccctgtccctgtccctgtccctgtccttgtccctgtcccctgtcccctgccttgCCAGTATGAGGACCCTGAGACCCCTCTGCCTCCCCACGTACCCTGGTGGTGACAAGgacccctgtgtcccctctcccctgccctgctgcagacagacaccctggggtctctgctgctccctctcccctgctGGTGAGGGACCAGAGGGACTCTGGGCACCgtctgtcccctctgccctgtcCTACAGGTGACAATGACCTTCCGTGCAGGTCCTGGGGACAGTGATGACGGTGGCCAGGGGGAACCCGGCCTCCCACGAGGTGCTGGTGGACTCCTGGCCCAATTTCAGCATCGTCCTGACCCGCCTGCGcccagaggtgctgccctgggtgctgcccctgccctggcagcagcaccccacACCCCAGGGGCCCGGGAACTGGGGTGCTACCCTCAGCTTCATGTCCCTCCCAGGACCACAGGGACCCCAGGGACTACTACACCAACCAGCTGTCCGTGTTCTACCGGGACAAGGGagccctgcaggcactgctggagggcACTGAGGCCCTGACCCGGGAAAGAGCCTTCCAGATTCTGGGTAAGGATGGCACTGGGAGGACGCTGGGCTCCTCTACCCTCCTTCTGGGTCCCCTGTCTGGCTGACAGGGTGtcccagggatgcaggatgggCTGGACCAGGCCGTGCAGGAGGTGGCCAGTGCCAGGGGCCTGAAGGTGGAGACGATCCAGTACCGGGCGCTGATGagccctgagcccccccagccccgcaggCAGTGAGtgaggggcactgggggcacagggggcactgggggcacacGGTCACTGAGGGACCAGTCACATCCCTGGGTGGCACATGGAGACCTGTCACATTTCTGGGTAGCACAGGGGGGTCATAGTCACCTCCCTTGGTGCCACAGCAGTCCCCAAGCACATCCCTGACAGGCACAGGGTGACATGAGTGGGATCACTGAGCACACCCCTGGGTGGCACAGGGGTCCCTCAGCACTTGCCTGAGTGGCACAGGGATCACTGGGTGACATGAGAGGGATCACTGAGCACACCTCCGGGTGGCACAGGGGTCCTCAGTCCCTCTCCTGGGTGTTATGAGGGTCTCAGAGTCCATCTCTGGGTGGCACAGGGGTTCCCAATCCCATCCCTAGGGGAAACCAGGGTCTCATATTCCATCCCTGGGTGGCACAGGGGTCCCTGAGCACTTGCCTGAGTGGCACAGGGGTCACTAGGTGACATGAGTGGGATCACTGAGCACATCCTTGGGTGGCACAGGAGTCCCCAGTCCCACTCCTAGGCGTCATGAGGGTTCCAGATTCCATCCCTGGGTGGCACAGGGGttcccaaatccatcccttgGGGAAACCAGGGTCTCGTATTCCATCCCTGGGAGGCACAGGGTGCCTCAATCCCACTCCTGGGGGGTATAAGAGTCCCATATTCCATCCTTGGGTGGCACAGGGGTCCCCAGTCCTACTCCTGGGTGGCATGAGGGTCCCAGATTCCATCTCTGGGTGGCACAGGGGTTCCCAATCCCACCCCATCTGCCATCCCAGCTGGAACCAGCGTTCAGCATTCCCCCCTCTGCCATGCCCTGTTGCAGGATGCCCCCGGGCCTGCGCCTGGCGCCCGTGTCCCCTTCCCACATCTCTCTGCTCAACGCCACGTGGGCGCTGGGGGGCAATGCCCGCAGCCGGGccttcctgctggggctggtgcgGGCGCTGCCCTCCGCCTGCCTGCTGGGCCCGCGGGGGCGCCCGGTGTCCTGGAGCCTGCTGGACGGGCAGGGCTGCCTGCGCCACGGCTACACCGTGCCCGCCTGGCGCGGCCGCGGCCTCACCGGGCTCCCGCTGAACGCGCTGGGCCGGGAGCTGCACGCCCGCGGCTTCCCCATCTACTGCGCCGTGCTGCCCCACAACACGGCCTCACTGCACGCCCTGCAGGCCATCGGCTTCGAGCCCCAGCCTGGAACCTTCCACATGATCCTGGGCACCCCCAAGtagtgcccagggaaggggtgccaaGGTGGGGAGTGCTTGTCCTCCTACCTGGATCCCCACCCTGTGAGAGAGGGGAACACCCCAATCCCCACACTTGGAGCCTTTCACTCTGATCCCTACTGATGGCACTGATGGGAACAGCCCAAATTCCACACGGAGCCGTGACCGGGGTGTGGCACGGGCGAGGCGGGGGGCTGGAGAAAGGCTTTTATTCGTTCATACAAGAATAGATCTTCTGCAATAAATACCCCAATAAATAAACATCTCCAATAAATAAACACTCATAGACGCACCGGGACAGCGGCCGCGCCCCAGGGCCTCGCCCCACCGCCCATCGATGGGCACCCATGGGGAGGCGGGGCTTGGGACAGGGGGCGGGGCCTGATGCGGGAGGAGGCGGGGCTTGCTACACAGGCGGGTGGGCGGGGCTTATTGCCGTCTGGGGCGGAGCCTATTGCTCCGGGGGCGTGgcttgctgctggctggggcgGGGCTTATTCCTATGCTCAGAGGGCGTTGGTCCTTTTTGGGATGGGCGGGGTTTTCACCCACTCTGGAGATTTtagggatggggacaggcaccctgggggctggggacaccatGGAGGGGCATTCGGGAGTCAGGACACCTGTCCCTTAAGACACAACATAGTGAcggaggggctgtggggtgactgtggtggcactttggggtgAGGAACTCCACCCCTTAAGGCACAGCTGGGTGATGATAAGGACATGGGGTGGTTTTGGCAGCACTCCAGAGTCAGGAGACAGTTTTGAAGGGACGCTGGTTGTGAAGAGGGGACATGGAGTGGCTTTGGTGGCATTTGGGGTCAGGAGACGCATGCCATACAGCAGAGTGTGGTGACAGAGGGGACGTGAGGTGGCTGTGGTGGGTGGCACTTCGGGTGAGGAGCCCCTCACTTAAGGCACCATGGTGAAAGTGGGATTGTGAGGTGGCTGTGGGGGCACTTGGGGGTCAGAAACCCTATTTCTGAAATCACACTGGTGGTGGACAGGGAACATGGGGTGGCCGCGGTGGCACTTGGGGTCAGGAGCCCTGTTCCTTAAGGCACagtatgatgatgatgatggaggggctgcagggtggctgtggtgacaCGTGATGTCAGGAGCCCCATCTTTCAAGGCACTGCCAGGTGATGATGAGGTTgtggggtggtttgggggttGGAGCCCCATTTCTTAAGGCACACGGGTGGTGGAAGAGGGGACCTGCATGGCCGTGGTGGCACTGGAGCCCAGCAGGTGCTCAGAACCCCCTCGCCTCCAGCCGCAGGGTGACCACAGCGGGCGGCACCTTCTTCTTGAGGCGGTTGAAGTCCTTGGCCGAGCGCCAGAGCCAggtctgcagctccttcagcagccAGAAATCATCCATCTTCTTCAGGAAGTCATTGGGAGCGGCGTGCGTGCCGGGGGGcccggcgggcggcgcggcgggccCGGCGGGCAGCGGGTACCCCAGCGAGGACATGACGCCGCCGATGCTGAgcaccagcccctgcaggctggCGCAGAAGTGGGCGAGGCGGTGGCGCAGCTCGGCCGTGCCCACCTGCCCGTCCAGCAGCCGCAGGTAGCAGAGCAGGCGGCTGTAGGCCCGGTAGTTGGCGGCCAGGCGCGCGTTGTCCGTCAGGCCCCGCCACAGGTCCAGGTCCACGGTGGCGCTGGGCACGCGTGGCTCGGCGCGCACCAGCCGCGGCGGGTTGAAGTCGGGCTCATTGAACGGGGGGCCCAGGTAGTTCAGCTGGAAGGGAATGGGGGTGCCGGGAGTCAGGGATACAAATCCACGCCGTGCCCAGCTCCACGTCCCGCTCATCCCGCTCATCGCGGCTCTCCCTTCTCCCGTCACGTCCCCCTCGTGCCCTGCCCCAGCCGGAGGTTCCAGCGCGGCCCGGGCGGTGCCACCGTCACCGCTTGGCACCGAACGCGCCGGGCCCGCCGAGGGCACGTCAGGGCAGGGACGGGGAACCTCCGGGTGAGTCGGCGACGCCGGCGGGGAGGGAGAGGCGGATGCCCGCGCCCATGACGGAATCACGGGCCGAGGGGAGGGTGCCCGGGAGCCGCCCTGCGCCCGGGGGGCGATGAGGCATTTCCGCGCCCTCCGGcgtgggagcagctgggcacGGGGTGGATATCCCGGGGGTGCCGCGTCAGGGACTCACGTAGGTGCCGGCGAGAGTGCGGAGCTGGTGCTCCAGGTAGCGGGTCAGGTCGTACGTCTGCTGGATGGACTGGCCGGCGCCCAGCTCCTCGGAGCAGTtcagcgccggcagcgccggcAGGTTGCAAAGCGCGGCGCACAGGAAGGTGAAGATCCCCCAAGAATCACCTGTGGGGGACACACAGCACCTCAGGGCGGGTGACAGGGACACTCTGTCTCCGTGTGTGCGGCGCTGAGCCTGCAGAGTATCCCCGAGTCACCGGTCTGAACccggggaaactgaggcacggaggAGGGGAGGGTGGGATCCCCCTCACCTCACCAGCCCCCGGAGCAGCAGGAACCCCCCATCTCAGCGCGGTGACCCCCGGCTCCCCTCGGAGCGCTCCCGCCCGCGGCTGCACCAACAATCCTTTATATGGTCTGGAGCAGCGCGGCCGCGGCATTCCCGCCGGGACACACGCCTGGGATATATTTGGGCACCGCCAACGCCGGAGCGGCCCGGGCACCCAGCGGGGACCCCCGCCGAGGGGCCACCGGGAATatgggggggaggggggtggGAAGCGGCTCCTCGGAGCGGCCGGGGCGCGGGGTGACCTTTGCGGAGGCACCGGAAAGCGCCGGCGGGGTCCCCGTCATCACCGGCCTGACGTCAGGGCGGCCCCGGAGCGCGGCCGGCGGCTCCGCAAAGGTCACGGCCCGCGGCCAGCACGCTGCGGCCAGCTGGCACCCCCGGCTCGCCACAGCCGGCCTTCCCGGCAGCGCTTCCCGGGAAAGCCCGGCCGCTGGCACGGCTCGGCACCGCGGGGCTCCCGCTGCGGGCAGCCCCCCGCGCCCCGCGCGTCACCGCTCCCCGTCACCGGCCCCGGGTGACGCACGGGGGCCCTCGGGGACACCCCGGCTCCGGCCACAGCGGCATCACCGCCCTGGGTGTCCTGCGAACCGCAAACCTCGCTGTGGGGGATGCGAGTCAAAGGGTGTGCAGGGCACTGTCACACCTGGGATGCACCCCAgaggtgtgcagggcactgTCACACCTGGGATACGCACCAGAGGTGTGCAGGACACTCATGACACCTCTGGGATGCGtccagggcacacctgggatGCACCTGATGTGTGTGCATCACACAGGCGTGGGGGCACTTTCCAGACGTGTGACACCATGCAGTGTGACACCGTGCACACGTGTGACACACCACACGCATGAGCCACCGCCCAGGTGTGTCATCTCCCACACAGGCCCGTGACACGTGTGGCACTCACAGGACATGCCGGGCAAACATTCAGCGTGCTGTGCACGTACCCCATCGGGGGGGACACACTGTTACGCGCCACCCACATGCGACACGCCGTGcacacaccacaccacaccacgCTGTGACACCCCACATGGCGCCACGTGCCCCTGTGTCCCCCGTGCGTGCATCCCGGTGTGTCCCGGTGTGTCCCGGTGCCTCCCGGTGCACGGAGCGTGCGGCTGGCTCCCCGTGCGTGCGAGCGTGGGccggggggggcggggggggccgCGGTGACTCACAGCACACAGAACCCCCCCCCGGTGTTTGCTTTGGCCGGACCCTCGCCCGCCGCCGGCTCCGGTTTCCAGGCGGGATTTACACCCGCCCCGGCCTGGCCAGTGCCAAACCAAACACAGCCGGGGAGCGGGATGTggggggatggcagggatgggagattgggatgCAGCCATGGTGGATCCCGGGCAGGTGGCCCGGACAcaaggatgaggatgaggatgatggAGGTGGGTGTCTGAGGGGTGGGAATGGTGGGATGCACAGAATGGATGGCGCTGAGCAGTGGTGATCATGACACAGTGACAAGGGCACAAGcgaccctggcacagctgtgacagtgactggggcacagcactgacacacatgcac
Proteins encoded:
- the CLCF1 gene encoding cardiotrophin-like cytokine factor 1 isoform X2, encoding MLNVTGELSGDSWGIFTFLCAALCNLPALPALNCSEELGAGQSIQQTYDLTRYLEHQLRTLAGTYLNYLGPPFNEPDFNPPRLVRAEPRVPSATVDLDLWRGLTDNARLAANYRAYSRLLCYLRLLDGQVGTAELRHRLAHFCASLQGLVLSIGGVMSSLGYPLPAGPAAPPAGPPGTHAAPNDFLKKMDDFWLLKELQTWLWRSAKDFNRLKKKVPPAVVTLRLEARGF
- the LOC132074939 gene encoding glycine N-acyltransferase-like protein 3; this encodes MQILRCPAQLQLLEETLRKSLPTTLPVLGTVMTVARGNPASHEVLVDSWPNFSIVLTRLRPEDHRDPRDYYTNQLSVFYRDKGALQALLEGTEALTRERAFQILGMQDGLDQAVQEVASARGLKVETIQYRALMSPEPPQPRRQMPPGLRLAPVSPSHISLLNATWALGGNARSRAFLLGLVRALPSACLLGPRGRPVSWSLLDGQGCLRHGYTVPAWRGRGLTGLPLNALGRELHARGFPIYCAVLPHNTASLHALQAIGFEPQPGTFHMILGTPK
- the CLCF1 gene encoding cardiotrophin-like cytokine factor 1 isoform X1, with translation MELRAGDSWGIFTFLCAALCNLPALPALNCSEELGAGQSIQQTYDLTRYLEHQLRTLAGTYLNYLGPPFNEPDFNPPRLVRAEPRVPSATVDLDLWRGLTDNARLAANYRAYSRLLCYLRLLDGQVGTAELRHRLAHFCASLQGLVLSIGGVMSSLGYPLPAGPAAPPAGPPGTHAAPNDFLKKMDDFWLLKELQTWLWRSAKDFNRLKKKVPPAVVTLRLEARGF